One genomic window of Cheilinus undulatus linkage group 7, ASM1832078v1, whole genome shotgun sequence includes the following:
- the LOC121512384 gene encoding NLR family CARD domain-containing protein 3-like isoform X1: protein MSLSLYAVINQLFVFNRMEKQRPDSPGPSLLSMKSDRSKDIDINFKDGKPADGRMEKQRPESPGPSCVSMKSDRSKDIDINFKDVRPADGRMEKQRPDSLGPSLLSMKSDRSKDIDINFKGGKPADGRMEKQRPDSLGPSLLSMKSDRSKDIDINFKGGKPADGRLQLQSSELHSDQSPQKNQTDLDSTFMLLEENIITFVKNELKGLQRVLSPDSPQCFESETEDKEQRGGCTEAFLKITLHFLRRMKQEELADCLQSRTAAPVCREKLKSNLKKKYQWVFEGIAEAGYRAHLNQIYTEVHITEGGTGEVNYEHEVRQIETTSRKPHRPETTIRQEDIFKAPPGKDEPIRTVMTKGVAGIGKTVLTQKFTLDWAEGKVNQDIQFTFPFTFRELNVLKEKKFSLLELVHYFFPETKDSGLCRFEEFQVVFIFDGLDECRLPLDFNKTKILTDVRKSTSVDVLLTNLIRGNLLPSAHLWITTRPAAANQIPPGCVDMVTEVRGFTDPQKEEYFRKRFRKKKEIGRIISHIKRTRSVHIMCHIPVFCWITATVLEYVLKIREEAELPKTLTKMYIYFLVVQSKMKSIKYDGGAETDPWWSSESRKMIESLGKLAFEQLQKGNLIFYEPDLMECGIDIRAASVYSGVFTQVFREETGLYQDKVFCFIHLSVQEFLAALHVHQTFFNSGVNLMAEETLTSDESTKTQLHESTSTSDESMKTQLYESTSTSSESTKTQLHESTSTSDESMKTQLHESTSTSDESTKTQLHESASTSSESTKTQLHESTSTSDESMKTQLYESTSTSSRSTKTQLYERAIDQTLHSPNGHLDLFLRFLLGLSLETNQKQIRGLLTQTGSNSQTSQNTVQYIKKKINEDLSAEKSINLFHCLNELNDCSLVGEIQQSLCSGRLSTEKLSPAQWSALAFILLSSEKDLDVFDLREYSASEEALLRLLPVVKASNEALLSGCNLTGKSCKALSTVLSSQSSSLKELDLSNNHLEDSGVKLLVAGAESTNFALQTLKLSGCNLSERGCEALSSVLSSSRLRELDLSNNNLQDSGIRRFSDGLSTLEMLRLSGCNLSKRSCEALSSALSSQSSSLRELDLSNNDLQDSGVKLLSDGLKSSDCILESLSLSGCLISEEGCASLASALTASSHLRELDLSYNHPGEGGRQILSARLEDPLCRLETLRLDHGGRHRLKPGPRKYACELEVDTNTMNRRLELSDNNRTVTCVQEVLPYPDHPDRFERPQLLCQAGLTGRCYWEVEWKGRVDVSVSYRGISRRGDINECVFGWNDQSWSLYYSEECYSVHHNNRRTILISSSSSSPASGRVAVYMDHSAGSLSFYRVSSDTLIHLHTFKTTFTEPLYPGFGFAVWALGSSVSLCDLSVREKQLTD, encoded by the exons ATGAGTCTTTCTCTTTATGCTGTCATtaatcagctgtttgtttttaacaggaTGGAGAAGCAGAGACCAGACTCTCCTGGGCCCAGCTTGTTGTCAATGAAGAGTGACCGGTCCAAAGATATCGATATTAACTTTAAAGATGGTAAACCTGCTGATGGAAG gaTGGAGAAGCAAAGACCAGAATCTCCTGGACCCAGCTGTGTGTCCATGAAGAGTGACCGGTCCAAAGATATCGATATTAACTTTAAAGATGTTCGTCCTGCTGATGGAAG gaTGGAGAAGCAGAGACCAGACTCTCTTGGACCCAGCTTGTTGTCCATGAAGAGTGACCGGTCCAAAGATATTGATATTAACTTTAAAGGTGGTAAACCTGCTGATGGAAG gaTGGAGAAGCAGAGACCAGACTCTCTTGGACCCAGCTTGTTGTCCATGAAGAGTGACCGGTCCAAAGATATTGATATTAACTTTAAAGGTGGTAAACCTGCTGATGGAAG ACTtcagctgcagagctcagagctTCACAGTGATCAGTCACCCCAGAAGAATCAGACAGACCTGGACTCCACATTTATG CTGCTGGAGGAAAATATCATTACCTTTGTGAAGAACGAACTGAAGGGACTCCAGAGGGTTCTGAGTCCAGATTCCCCACAATGCTTTGAGAGTGAAACTGAAGATAAGGAGCAGCGGGGAGGCTGCACTGAGGCATTTCTGAAAATCACGCTCCATTTCCTGAGGAGAATGAAGCAGGAGGAGCTAGCTGACTGTCTGCAGAGCA gGACTGCTGCTCCAGTGTGCCGAGAGAAACTAAAGTCTAACCTAAAGAAGAAGTACCAGTGGGTGTTTGAGGGGATCGCTGAAGCAGGATACCGAGCCCATCTGAATCAGATCTACACAGAGGTCCACATCACAGAGGGAGGGACTGGAGAGGTCAACTATGAACACGAGGTCAGACAGATCGAAACAACGTCCAGGAAACCACATAGACCAGAAACAACAATCAGACAGGAAGACATCTTCAAAGCTCCACCTGGAAAagatgaaccaatcagaacagTGATGACGAAGGGCGTGGCTGGCATTGGGAAAACAGTCTTAACCCAGAAGTTTACTCTGGACTGGGCTGAAGGCAAAGTCAACCAGGACATCCAGTTCACATTTCCATTTActttcagagagctgaatgtgctgaaagagaaaaaattcAGCTTGTTAGAGCTCGTTCATTACTTTTTTCCTGAAACCAAAGATTCAGGACTCTGCAGGTTTGAAGAGTTCCAGGTCGTGTTCATCTTTGATGGTCTGGATGAGTGTCGACTTCCTCTGGACTTCAACAAAACTAAAATCCTAACTGATGTCAGAAAGTCCACCTCAGTGGATGTGCTGCTGACAAACCTCATCAGGGGGAACCTGCTTCCATCTGCTCACCTTTGGATAACCAcacgacctgcagcagccaatcagatccctccTGGGTGTGTTGACATGgtgacagaggtcagaggtttCACTGACCCTCAGAAGGAGGAGTACTTCAGGAAGAGAttcagaaagaagaaagagattGGCAGAATCATCTCCCACATCAAGAGAACCAGAAGCGTCCACATCATGTGCCACATCCCggtcttctgctggatcactgctacAGTTCTGGAGTATGTGCTGAAGATCAGAGAGGAAGCAGAACTGCCCAAGACCCTGACTAAGATGTACATCTACTTCCTGGTGGTTCAGTCTAAAATGAAAAGCATCAAGTATGATGGAGGAGCTGAGACAGATCCATGGTGGAGTTCAGAAAGCAGGAAGATGATTGAGTCTCTGGGCAAGCTGGCTTTTGAGCAACTGCAGAAAGGAAACCTGATCTTCTATGAACCAGACCTGATGGAGTGTGGCATCGATATCAGAGCAGCCTCGGTGTACTCAGGAGTGTTCACACAGGTCTTCAGAGAGGAGACAGGACTGTACCAGGACAAGGTGTTCTGCTTCATCCACCTGAgtgttcaggagtttctggCTGCTCTTCATGTCCATCAGACTTTCTTCAACTCTGGAGTTAATCTAATGGCAGAAGAAACGTTGACCTCCGATGAGTCTACAAAGACACAGCTCCATGAGAGTACATCAACCTCTGATGAGTCTATGAAGACACAGCTCTATGAGAGTACATCAACCTCCAGTGAGTCTACGAAGACACAGCTCCATGAGAGTACATCAACCTCTGATGAGTCTATGAAGACACAGCTCCATGAGAGTACATCAACCTCCGATGAGTCTACAAAAACACAGCTCCATGAGAGTGCATCAACCTCCAGTGAGTCTACAAAGACACAGCTCCATGAGAGTACATCAACCTCTGATGAGTCTATGAAGACACAGCTCTATGAGAGTACATCAACCTCCAGTAGGTCTACAAAGACACAGCTCTATGAGAGAGCCATAGACCAGACCTTACACAGTCCAAACGGACACCTGGACTTGTTCCTTCGCTTCCTCCTTGGTCTTTCTCTGGAAACCAATCAGAAACAAATCAGAGGTCTGCtgacacaaacaggaagtaactCACAAACCAGTCAAAACACAGTCCAGTACATCAAAAAGAAGATCAATGAGgatctgtctgcagagaaaagCATCAATCTGTTTCACTGTCTGAATGAACTGAATGATTGTTCTTTAGTGGGCGAGATCCAACAGTCCCTGTGTTCAGGACGTCTCTCCACAGAGAAACTGTCTCCTGCTCAGTGGTCAGCTCTGGCCTTCATCTTACTGTCATCAGAAAAAGATCTGGACGTGTTTGACCTGAGGGAGTACTCTGCTTCAGAGGAGGCTCTCCTGAGGCTGCTGCCAGTGGTCAAAGCCTCCAACGAAGCTCT GTTGAGCGGCTGTAATCTCACTGGGAAAAGCTGTAAAGCTCTGTCCACAGTCCTCAGCTCCCAGTCATCTAGTCTGAAagagctggacctgagtaaCAATCACCTGGAGGATTCAGGAGTGAAGCTTTTGGTTGCTGGAGCAGAGAGCACAAACTTTGCACTTCAAACTCTAAA GTTGAGTGGCTGTAACCTCTCAGAGAGAGGCTGTGAAGCTCTGTCTTCAGTCCTCAGCTCCTCCAGGCTAAGAGAGCTGGACCTAAGTAACAACAACCTGCAGGATTCGGGGATTAGACGATTCTCTGATGGACTTTCTACATTGGAAATGCTAAG GTTGAGTGGCTGTAACCTCTCAAAGAGAAGCTGTGAAGCTCTGTCCTCAGCCCTCAGCTCCCAGTCCTCCAGTCTCAGAGAGCTCGACCTAAGTAACAACgacctgcaggattcaggagtgaaGCTTTTGTCTGATGGACTTAAGAGTTCAGACTGCATACTAGAATCTCTCAG TCTGTCGGGCTGTCTTATCTCAGAGGAAGGTTGTGCATCTCTGGCCTCAGCTCTAACTGCTTCTTCCCACctgagagagctggacctgagctaCAATCATCCAGGAGAAGGAGGAAGGCAGATTCTGTCTGCTCGACTGGAGGATCCACTTTGCAGACTGGAGACACTGAG GTTGGACCACGGTGGACGGCACAGACTGAAACCTGGTCCGAGGAAGT ACGCCTGTGAGCTGGAAGTGGACACAAACACAATGAACAGAAGACTCGAACTGTCTGACAACAACAGGACGGTCACATGCGTCCAAGAGGTTCTGCCATATCCTGATCATCCAGACAGATTTGAGCGTCCTCAGCTGCTGTGTCAGGCTGGTCTGACTGGTCGCTGTTACTGGGAGGTCGAGTGGAAAGGAAGAGTTGATGTATCAGTGAGTTACAGAGGAATCAGCAGGAGAGGAGACATCAATGAATGCGTGTTTGGATGGAACGATCAGTCCTGGAGTCTGTACTACTCTGAGGAATGCTACTCTGTCCATCACAATAACAGAAGAACTAtcctcatctcctcctcctcctcctccccagcctctGGTAGAGTAGCAGTATATATGGATCATTCTGCTGGCTCTCTGTCCTTCTACAGAGTCTCCTCTGACACACTGATCCACCTCCACACCTTCAAGACCACATTCACTGAACCCCTCTATCCTGGGTTTGGATTTGCAGTCTGGGCTCTTGGTTCCTCGGTGTCTCTGTGTGATTTATCagtcagagaaaaacagctgaCTGACTGA
- the LOC121512384 gene encoding NLR family CARD domain-containing protein 3-like isoform X3: MSLSLYAVINQLFVFNRMEKQRPDSPGPSLLSMKSDRSKDIDINFKDGKPADGRMEKQRPDSLGPSLLSMKSDRSKDIDINFKGGKPADGRMEKQRPDSLGPSLLSMKSDRSKDIDINFKGGKPADGRLQLQSSELHSDQSPQKNQTDLDSTFMLLEENIITFVKNELKGLQRVLSPDSPQCFESETEDKEQRGGCTEAFLKITLHFLRRMKQEELADCLQSRTAAPVCREKLKSNLKKKYQWVFEGIAEAGYRAHLNQIYTEVHITEGGTGEVNYEHEVRQIETTSRKPHRPETTIRQEDIFKAPPGKDEPIRTVMTKGVAGIGKTVLTQKFTLDWAEGKVNQDIQFTFPFTFRELNVLKEKKFSLLELVHYFFPETKDSGLCRFEEFQVVFIFDGLDECRLPLDFNKTKILTDVRKSTSVDVLLTNLIRGNLLPSAHLWITTRPAAANQIPPGCVDMVTEVRGFTDPQKEEYFRKRFRKKKEIGRIISHIKRTRSVHIMCHIPVFCWITATVLEYVLKIREEAELPKTLTKMYIYFLVVQSKMKSIKYDGGAETDPWWSSESRKMIESLGKLAFEQLQKGNLIFYEPDLMECGIDIRAASVYSGVFTQVFREETGLYQDKVFCFIHLSVQEFLAALHVHQTFFNSGVNLMAEETLTSDESTKTQLHESTSTSDESMKTQLYESTSTSSESTKTQLHESTSTSDESMKTQLHESTSTSDESTKTQLHESASTSSESTKTQLHESTSTSDESMKTQLYESTSTSSRSTKTQLYERAIDQTLHSPNGHLDLFLRFLLGLSLETNQKQIRGLLTQTGSNSQTSQNTVQYIKKKINEDLSAEKSINLFHCLNELNDCSLVGEIQQSLCSGRLSTEKLSPAQWSALAFILLSSEKDLDVFDLREYSASEEALLRLLPVVKASNEALLSGCNLTGKSCKALSTVLSSQSSSLKELDLSNNHLEDSGVKLLVAGAESTNFALQTLKLSGCNLSERGCEALSSVLSSSRLRELDLSNNNLQDSGIRRFSDGLSTLEMLRLSGCNLSKRSCEALSSALSSQSSSLRELDLSNNDLQDSGVKLLSDGLKSSDCILESLSLSGCLISEEGCASLASALTASSHLRELDLSYNHPGEGGRQILSARLEDPLCRLETLRLDHGGRHRLKPGPRKYACELEVDTNTMNRRLELSDNNRTVTCVQEVLPYPDHPDRFERPQLLCQAGLTGRCYWEVEWKGRVDVSVSYRGISRRGDINECVFGWNDQSWSLYYSEECYSVHHNNRRTILISSSSSSPASGRVAVYMDHSAGSLSFYRVSSDTLIHLHTFKTTFTEPLYPGFGFAVWALGSSVSLCDLSVREKQLTD, from the exons ATGAGTCTTTCTCTTTATGCTGTCATtaatcagctgtttgtttttaacaggaTGGAGAAGCAGAGACCAGACTCTCCTGGGCCCAGCTTGTTGTCAATGAAGAGTGACCGGTCCAAAGATATCGATATTAACTTTAAAGATGGTAAACCTGCTGATGGAAG gaTGGAGAAGCAGAGACCAGACTCTCTTGGACCCAGCTTGTTGTCCATGAAGAGTGACCGGTCCAAAGATATTGATATTAACTTTAAAGGTGGTAAACCTGCTGATGGAAG gaTGGAGAAGCAGAGACCAGACTCTCTTGGACCCAGCTTGTTGTCCATGAAGAGTGACCGGTCCAAAGATATTGATATTAACTTTAAAGGTGGTAAACCTGCTGATGGAAG ACTtcagctgcagagctcagagctTCACAGTGATCAGTCACCCCAGAAGAATCAGACAGACCTGGACTCCACATTTATG CTGCTGGAGGAAAATATCATTACCTTTGTGAAGAACGAACTGAAGGGACTCCAGAGGGTTCTGAGTCCAGATTCCCCACAATGCTTTGAGAGTGAAACTGAAGATAAGGAGCAGCGGGGAGGCTGCACTGAGGCATTTCTGAAAATCACGCTCCATTTCCTGAGGAGAATGAAGCAGGAGGAGCTAGCTGACTGTCTGCAGAGCA gGACTGCTGCTCCAGTGTGCCGAGAGAAACTAAAGTCTAACCTAAAGAAGAAGTACCAGTGGGTGTTTGAGGGGATCGCTGAAGCAGGATACCGAGCCCATCTGAATCAGATCTACACAGAGGTCCACATCACAGAGGGAGGGACTGGAGAGGTCAACTATGAACACGAGGTCAGACAGATCGAAACAACGTCCAGGAAACCACATAGACCAGAAACAACAATCAGACAGGAAGACATCTTCAAAGCTCCACCTGGAAAagatgaaccaatcagaacagTGATGACGAAGGGCGTGGCTGGCATTGGGAAAACAGTCTTAACCCAGAAGTTTACTCTGGACTGGGCTGAAGGCAAAGTCAACCAGGACATCCAGTTCACATTTCCATTTActttcagagagctgaatgtgctgaaagagaaaaaattcAGCTTGTTAGAGCTCGTTCATTACTTTTTTCCTGAAACCAAAGATTCAGGACTCTGCAGGTTTGAAGAGTTCCAGGTCGTGTTCATCTTTGATGGTCTGGATGAGTGTCGACTTCCTCTGGACTTCAACAAAACTAAAATCCTAACTGATGTCAGAAAGTCCACCTCAGTGGATGTGCTGCTGACAAACCTCATCAGGGGGAACCTGCTTCCATCTGCTCACCTTTGGATAACCAcacgacctgcagcagccaatcagatccctccTGGGTGTGTTGACATGgtgacagaggtcagaggtttCACTGACCCTCAGAAGGAGGAGTACTTCAGGAAGAGAttcagaaagaagaaagagattGGCAGAATCATCTCCCACATCAAGAGAACCAGAAGCGTCCACATCATGTGCCACATCCCggtcttctgctggatcactgctacAGTTCTGGAGTATGTGCTGAAGATCAGAGAGGAAGCAGAACTGCCCAAGACCCTGACTAAGATGTACATCTACTTCCTGGTGGTTCAGTCTAAAATGAAAAGCATCAAGTATGATGGAGGAGCTGAGACAGATCCATGGTGGAGTTCAGAAAGCAGGAAGATGATTGAGTCTCTGGGCAAGCTGGCTTTTGAGCAACTGCAGAAAGGAAACCTGATCTTCTATGAACCAGACCTGATGGAGTGTGGCATCGATATCAGAGCAGCCTCGGTGTACTCAGGAGTGTTCACACAGGTCTTCAGAGAGGAGACAGGACTGTACCAGGACAAGGTGTTCTGCTTCATCCACCTGAgtgttcaggagtttctggCTGCTCTTCATGTCCATCAGACTTTCTTCAACTCTGGAGTTAATCTAATGGCAGAAGAAACGTTGACCTCCGATGAGTCTACAAAGACACAGCTCCATGAGAGTACATCAACCTCTGATGAGTCTATGAAGACACAGCTCTATGAGAGTACATCAACCTCCAGTGAGTCTACGAAGACACAGCTCCATGAGAGTACATCAACCTCTGATGAGTCTATGAAGACACAGCTCCATGAGAGTACATCAACCTCCGATGAGTCTACAAAAACACAGCTCCATGAGAGTGCATCAACCTCCAGTGAGTCTACAAAGACACAGCTCCATGAGAGTACATCAACCTCTGATGAGTCTATGAAGACACAGCTCTATGAGAGTACATCAACCTCCAGTAGGTCTACAAAGACACAGCTCTATGAGAGAGCCATAGACCAGACCTTACACAGTCCAAACGGACACCTGGACTTGTTCCTTCGCTTCCTCCTTGGTCTTTCTCTGGAAACCAATCAGAAACAAATCAGAGGTCTGCtgacacaaacaggaagtaactCACAAACCAGTCAAAACACAGTCCAGTACATCAAAAAGAAGATCAATGAGgatctgtctgcagagaaaagCATCAATCTGTTTCACTGTCTGAATGAACTGAATGATTGTTCTTTAGTGGGCGAGATCCAACAGTCCCTGTGTTCAGGACGTCTCTCCACAGAGAAACTGTCTCCTGCTCAGTGGTCAGCTCTGGCCTTCATCTTACTGTCATCAGAAAAAGATCTGGACGTGTTTGACCTGAGGGAGTACTCTGCTTCAGAGGAGGCTCTCCTGAGGCTGCTGCCAGTGGTCAAAGCCTCCAACGAAGCTCT GTTGAGCGGCTGTAATCTCACTGGGAAAAGCTGTAAAGCTCTGTCCACAGTCCTCAGCTCCCAGTCATCTAGTCTGAAagagctggacctgagtaaCAATCACCTGGAGGATTCAGGAGTGAAGCTTTTGGTTGCTGGAGCAGAGAGCACAAACTTTGCACTTCAAACTCTAAA GTTGAGTGGCTGTAACCTCTCAGAGAGAGGCTGTGAAGCTCTGTCTTCAGTCCTCAGCTCCTCCAGGCTAAGAGAGCTGGACCTAAGTAACAACAACCTGCAGGATTCGGGGATTAGACGATTCTCTGATGGACTTTCTACATTGGAAATGCTAAG GTTGAGTGGCTGTAACCTCTCAAAGAGAAGCTGTGAAGCTCTGTCCTCAGCCCTCAGCTCCCAGTCCTCCAGTCTCAGAGAGCTCGACCTAAGTAACAACgacctgcaggattcaggagtgaaGCTTTTGTCTGATGGACTTAAGAGTTCAGACTGCATACTAGAATCTCTCAG TCTGTCGGGCTGTCTTATCTCAGAGGAAGGTTGTGCATCTCTGGCCTCAGCTCTAACTGCTTCTTCCCACctgagagagctggacctgagctaCAATCATCCAGGAGAAGGAGGAAGGCAGATTCTGTCTGCTCGACTGGAGGATCCACTTTGCAGACTGGAGACACTGAG GTTGGACCACGGTGGACGGCACAGACTGAAACCTGGTCCGAGGAAGT ACGCCTGTGAGCTGGAAGTGGACACAAACACAATGAACAGAAGACTCGAACTGTCTGACAACAACAGGACGGTCACATGCGTCCAAGAGGTTCTGCCATATCCTGATCATCCAGACAGATTTGAGCGTCCTCAGCTGCTGTGTCAGGCTGGTCTGACTGGTCGCTGTTACTGGGAGGTCGAGTGGAAAGGAAGAGTTGATGTATCAGTGAGTTACAGAGGAATCAGCAGGAGAGGAGACATCAATGAATGCGTGTTTGGATGGAACGATCAGTCCTGGAGTCTGTACTACTCTGAGGAATGCTACTCTGTCCATCACAATAACAGAAGAACTAtcctcatctcctcctcctcctcctccccagcctctGGTAGAGTAGCAGTATATATGGATCATTCTGCTGGCTCTCTGTCCTTCTACAGAGTCTCCTCTGACACACTGATCCACCTCCACACCTTCAAGACCACATTCACTGAACCCCTCTATCCTGGGTTTGGATTTGCAGTCTGGGCTCTTGGTTCCTCGGTGTCTCTGTGTGATTTATCagtcagagaaaaacagctgaCTGACTGA